The following proteins are encoded in a genomic region of Acidobacteriota bacterium:
- a CDS encoding sigma-54-dependent Fis family transcriptional regulator: MRKTAEPAGKVLIVDDDRFVRMALSEALRTWEYEIVEADTVKAAKKVFVDEEPEIVLLDIDLPDGSGLDVLNEIKESNPDTIVVMITGNVDVSNSVGALRGGAHDFIGKPVRLEELRVTLRNASETRTLRREVKQARAERKRGFSFSEIIGESDSMKKAIELARRVAESDVGSILLNGETGTGKDLFARAIHYASERADSPYLAINCAALPANLIESELFGYEKGAFTDAKQKKEGLFEQAHGGTIFLDEIGEMEISLQAKLLRVLEESTFRRVGGLKDIKMDARIIAASNRNLKQETEVGNFRLDLYFRLSVIQVDIPPLRDRGDDVVLLANYYIEKANLKRRGKQLRCLSHEVEQIFKNYSWSGNVRELRNIIERASILEDGDMVTVTHLPADILSTNSASGAGRSAAFILPPGGAPLESVEFDLAIQAIDRTNGNLTQAAKLLDISRDQLRYKLRKAGYDHEAGDE, translated from the coding sequence ATGCGAAAAACGGCAGAACCAGCAGGGAAAGTACTAATTGTTGATGACGATCGTTTTGTGCGAATGGCATTAAGCGAGGCTCTTCGCACTTGGGAATATGAGATCGTCGAGGCCGATACCGTTAAAGCGGCAAAGAAGGTCTTCGTGGACGAAGAACCCGAGATCGTATTGCTCGATATCGACCTTCCCGACGGTTCCGGACTTGATGTTCTCAACGAGATCAAGGAATCAAACCCCGACACGATCGTTGTCATGATCACCGGCAATGTCGATGTCAGCAACTCCGTTGGCGCGTTGCGCGGCGGCGCTCACGATTTCATCGGAAAGCCCGTCCGGCTCGAAGAACTTCGTGTCACGCTCCGCAACGCTTCAGAAACGAGGACGCTCCGCCGCGAGGTAAAACAGGCCCGTGCCGAAAGGAAACGGGGGTTCAGCTTTTCGGAGATCATCGGCGAATCCGATTCGATGAAGAAGGCGATCGAACTCGCGCGACGTGTTGCAGAATCAGACGTTGGCTCTATTCTTCTCAATGGCGAGACCGGAACAGGAAAAGATCTCTTTGCGAGAGCGATCCATTACGCCTCCGAACGGGCTGATTCCCCGTACCTTGCCATAAATTGTGCTGCTCTCCCGGCAAATCTGATCGAATCGGAACTCTTCGGCTACGAGAAAGGCGCATTCACCGACGCCAAACAGAAGAAAGAGGGCCTTTTCGAGCAGGCGCACGGCGGAACCATCTTTCTGGACGAGATCGGCGAAATGGAGATATCGCTGCAGGCAAAGCTGTTGCGTGTACTTGAGGAAAGTACTTTTCGCCGAGTTGGCGGCCTTAAGGACATAAAAATGGATGCGCGTATCATTGCCGCGTCGAATCGAAACCTTAAGCAGGAAACTGAGGTCGGCAATTTTCGGCTTGACCTCTATTTTAGACTTTCGGTGATTCAAGTCGATATTCCGCCGTTGCGGGATCGCGGCGATGACGTTGTTTTGTTGGCAAATTATTACATCGAAAAAGCCAACCTCAAACGTCGCGGCAAACAATTGCGTTGTCTCTCGCACGAAGTTGAACAGATATTTAAAAACTATTCATGGAGCGGCAACGTCCGTGAATTGAGAAACATCATTGAGCGGGCGTCGATCCTTGAGGATGGGGACATGGTAACCGTGACCCATTTGCCGGCTGACATACTGTCGACAAATTCCGCTTCCGGCGCCGGCCGATCCGCCGCATTCATCCTCCCGCCCGGCGGCGCGCCGCTTGAATCAGTTGAATTCGATCTTGCTATTCAAGCAATTGATCGAACGAACGGAAATCTAACCCAGGCCGCAAAATTACTGGACATTTCACGTGATCAGCTACGCTACAAGCTTCGAAAAGCAGGCTACGATCATGAAGCAGGCGACGAATAA
- the ccsA gene encoding cytochrome c biogenesis protein CcsA, translating into MNQEVLKQPVMVSDTTDDPSIGMSTLWSYGPAAFAILGSLALVALRINLGGERFISDGALMMLALASYLIAAVFHLTNLYAPFRFAEKLGMWAATLGVFFNLSSWLVRWVAAYDRELAIFNAQGQGAADMPWLFRYVPFANLYDLSLAFAFGAGITTLIVMRRNQFRIVAALSLPLAAIILVLARFIGSEILDLPPVLDSYWRPIHVGIASISYGIALVCFAVAVLYLLKDGLKVEKMAVWTSLFALSVFITISKFSIFSLSTFGVYTASTFIGTSRMSLGLRADIPYVGWLIVAASALLLGAIVANIISFTKNDANARKWGTRFLWSAFVVQAAGIGMLVYQIKSLQNIVSYISTSQYAKFGAWMLQQEDMPQAQINAMAPQQLYDIANKWIMENGSQLHLSLNANPVELAALITAFTGTFFIVLFGINTEKIRTMLPSADTLDGLMYKLAGVAFAGLALLLMTGAVWANESWGRYWGWDAKEVGALVAWLTYAGFLHSRIAYGWRGRKSAYFAIVAFLFVIFTYLGVSYLLPGLHSYA; encoded by the coding sequence ATGAATCAGGAAGTACTTAAACAACCGGTAATGGTGTCCGATACGACAGATGATCCGTCAATTGGAATGTCTACGCTTTGGTCCTACGGGCCGGCCGCATTCGCCATTTTGGGATCGCTCGCCTTGGTCGCTTTAAGGATCAACTTGGGCGGCGAACGCTTTATTTCAGACGGCGCATTGATGATGCTCGCGTTGGCATCATACTTGATCGCGGCCGTATTTCACTTGACCAATTTGTATGCACCATTCAGGTTCGCCGAGAAACTTGGAATGTGGGCTGCAACACTTGGGGTTTTCTTTAACCTCTCAAGCTGGCTCGTGCGATGGGTAGCTGCGTACGACCGCGAACTTGCCATCTTTAACGCTCAGGGGCAAGGTGCAGCGGATATGCCGTGGCTGTTCAGATATGTTCCTTTTGCAAATCTGTACGACCTAAGTCTTGCATTTGCGTTTGGGGCGGGCATCACTACCCTGATCGTCATGCGTCGGAATCAATTCCGGATCGTGGCGGCGCTTTCATTGCCGCTTGCGGCGATCATCCTTGTTCTTGCTCGGTTCATCGGGAGCGAGATCCTTGACCTTCCGCCGGTGCTCGATTCGTATTGGCGACCGATACACGTGGGGATCGCATCGATCAGTTATGGAATTGCCTTAGTTTGTTTTGCGGTCGCGGTACTTTACCTGCTCAAGGACGGACTAAAGGTCGAGAAGATGGCCGTTTGGACCAGTCTTTTTGCTCTGTCGGTCTTTATTACCATCAGCAAGTTCAGCATCTTTTCGCTTTCGACCTTTGGCGTATATACGGCATCGACATTTATCGGCACGTCGCGAATGTCGCTCGGGCTTAGGGCTGATATTCCTTACGTTGGTTGGCTGATCGTAGCCGCCTCCGCTCTTTTGCTGGGAGCAATAGTCGCAAATATAATTTCCTTTACAAAGAATGACGCCAATGCGCGCAAGTGGGGTACCAGATTCCTTTGGTCTGCGTTTGTAGTACAGGCGGCCGGAATCGGCATGCTCGTCTATCAGATCAAGAGTCTGCAGAACATTGTCAGCTATATAAGCACCTCCCAGTATGCGAAATTCGGAGCCTGGATGCTGCAGCAGGAAGATATGCCGCAAGCCCAGATCAATGCGATGGCTCCGCAGCAGCTTTATGACATTGCTAACAAATGGATCATGGAGAATGGCTCGCAGTTGCACCTGAGCCTAAATGCTAATCCCGTGGAACTCGCTGCTTTGATCACGGCATTTACCGGAACGTTCTTTATCGTACTATTCGGCATCAATACTGAGAAGATCCGTACGATGCTTCCATCGGCGGACACGCTGGACGGCCTGATGTACAAACTCGCGGGCGTGGCATTTGCGGGACTTGCACTGCTGCTTATGACCGGTGCCGTTTGGGCTAATGAGTCGTGGGGCCGTTATTGGGGATGGGATGCCAAAGAGGTCGGAGCACTTGTTGCCTGGCTCACATATGCGGGGTTCCTTCATTCCAGGATCGCTTACGGATGGCGTGGACGAAAGTCGGCATATTTTGCGATCGTGGCATTCCTTTTTGTTATCTTTACCTATTTGGGTGTGAGCTATTTGCTGCCCGGATTACATTCGTACGCATAA
- a CDS encoding NapC/NirT family cytochrome c — protein sequence MADDENINEVPENEEQPKMRTPSLLRNYISFVGMAIIVSAVTSDLLLFLIEITATSENAYIGILTYIILPSIMMFGIFVAIVGMIVERRRRRKKTPDDVLAYPMLDLNNPHTRRSFMVFLVGTLMFIAVSAFGSYKAFEYSESVVFCGETCHTVMKPEFMAYKAGAHARVRCVDCHVGSGADWYVRSKLSGAYQLYSVTFNKYSRPITTPVHNLRPAPDTCEQCHWPEKFFGAQMKVFNRYGDDEKNTLHQTRMLLNVGGGSTAAGQVTGIHWHMNIANEVTYINTDEQRQVIPWVSIKDRDGNVTEYYDRNNPLPENKVATAVKRKMDCVDCHNRPAHKYLPPDDAVDEAFAAGTLDPSIPFLKRQSVAALTGNYETTTEALSSIESNITEFYRTNHKEVFAQRQDVIKKSVEELQRIFQNYFFPEMKTNWQTHPNNAGHLNSQGCFRCHDGQHVSKTGKVITNDCNVCHTVIYDSKLPPEQNVKTGPFRHPVDLGALAERKCDSCHRPDQKFKHPIDLGDISKFQCAVCHTK from the coding sequence ATGGCAGACGACGAAAATATCAACGAAGTGCCCGAGAACGAGGAACAGCCGAAAATGCGGACGCCGAGTTTACTCCGCAACTACATTAGTTTCGTCGGTATGGCGATAATTGTATCGGCAGTCACCAGCGACTTGCTTCTGTTTTTGATCGAGATAACAGCTACCTCCGAGAACGCCTACATAGGTATTCTCACCTACATTATCCTGCCGTCAATAATGATGTTCGGGATATTTGTGGCGATAGTCGGGATGATCGTTGAACGGCGTAGACGGCGAAAGAAGACGCCCGATGACGTTCTTGCCTATCCGATGCTCGACCTCAATAATCCGCATACGCGACGTTCCTTCATGGTGTTTCTCGTTGGAACTCTCATGTTTATTGCGGTGAGTGCATTCGGCAGTTACAAGGCATTTGAATATTCCGAATCCGTAGTGTTCTGCGGTGAGACCTGCCACACAGTGATGAAGCCGGAGTTTATGGCATATAAGGCAGGGGCTCACGCCCGTGTTCGCTGTGTTGACTGTCATGTCGGGTCTGGAGCGGACTGGTACGTGCGGTCAAAATTGTCCGGAGCGTATCAGCTCTATTCCGTCACCTTCAATAAATATTCACGGCCGATCACGACACCGGTCCATAATTTGCGTCCTGCACCGGATACCTGCGAGCAATGCCATTGGCCCGAAAAATTCTTCGGTGCTCAGATGAAGGTATTCAACCGGTACGGCGACGACGAAAAGAACACCCTCCATCAGACTCGCATGCTCCTCAATGTCGGGGGCGGTAGCACGGCCGCGGGCCAGGTGACCGGTATTCATTGGCATATGAATATTGCCAACGAGGTCACATATATCAATACTGACGAACAGCGGCAGGTAATACCTTGGGTCAGCATCAAGGATAGGGATGGTAATGTGACCGAGTATTACGATCGAAATAATCCGCTGCCGGAGAACAAGGTCGCTACTGCGGTCAAACGTAAGATGGACTGTGTGGACTGTCATAACCGTCCGGCACACAAATATCTTCCGCCGGATGATGCCGTTGACGAAGCATTTGCGGCAGGCACTCTTGATCCGTCAATACCTTTTCTTAAGCGACAATCGGTTGCAGCACTTACAGGGAATTACGAAACGACAACTGAAGCTCTAAGTTCGATCGAGTCGAACATCACCGAATTTTACCGAACAAATCACAAAGAGGTCTTTGCACAAAGACAAGATGTGATCAAGAAGTCTGTCGAAGAATTACAGCGGATATTTCAGAACTACTTCTTCCCCGAGATGAAGACAAATTGGCAGACGCATCCAAACAATGCCGGCCATCTCAATTCACAGGGATGCTTCCGTTGCCATGACGGCCAGCATGTCAGCAAGACCGGCAAGGTCATTACAAACGACTGTAATGTATGTCACACCGTGATCTATGATTCAAAATTGCCGCCGGAACAGAACGTAAAGACCGGGCCGTTCCGGCATCCGGTCGATCTTGGCGCACTTGCCGAAAGGAAATGTGACTCGTGCCATCGACCTGATCAGAAATTCAAGCATCCGATCGATCTGGGGGACATTTCGAAATTTCAGTGTGCGGTGTGTCATACGAAATAG
- a CDS encoding tetratricopeptide repeat protein has translation MNKENVLFGVVGLLAGLIIGFMFANSVNQGAVAGTSTPNAMKANSNMPPDHPAIPPGTTIPGGVKGELTPEGLAAVEKAKQSPEDFDAQIKAAEAYYQADNLTDAIKYLTAANKIRPDEREVIVHLGNANFDTDKYEEAEKWYTAALAKKADDINVRTDLGLTFMFRKQPNYDRAIQEFTKSLEVDANHVQTLQNLTVAFTKKGDAAKANATIARLEGLDPKNTSLAKLKDDIQKIGSK, from the coding sequence ATGAACAAGGAAAATGTACTTTTTGGAGTAGTTGGTTTGCTGGCCGGTTTGATCATTGGCTTTATGTTTGCGAATTCGGTCAATCAGGGAGCCGTGGCAGGAACATCTACCCCAAACGCTATGAAGGCAAATTCAAATATGCCGCCCGACCATCCCGCAATACCGCCGGGTACGACAATTCCCGGCGGCGTAAAGGGCGAATTAACGCCTGAAGGGTTGGCAGCGGTCGAGAAAGCTAAGCAATCGCCCGAAGATTTCGACGCTCAGATCAAAGCTGCAGAGGCGTACTACCAAGCAGATAATTTGACCGACGCGATCAAATACCTGACCGCTGCTAACAAAATAAGGCCGGACGAACGCGAAGTGATCGTCCATTTGGGCAACGCAAATTTCGATACCGATAAATACGAAGAGGCTGAGAAATGGTACACCGCCGCACTTGCAAAGAAGGCAGATGATATCAATGTCCGAACCGATCTTGGTCTGACATTCATGTTCCGCAAGCAGCCGAATTACGACCGAGCTATTCAGGAATTTACCAAGTCGCTTGAGGTGGACGCAAATCACGTTCAAACGCTTCAGAACCTGACGGTGGCTTTCACAAAGAAAGGTGACGCAGCAAAAGCCAACGCTACGATCGCTAGACTGGAGGGCCTCGATCCTAAAAATACGTCACTCGCAAAGCTGAAGGACGACATACAAAAGATCGGTTCGAAATGA
- a CDS encoding cytochrome C, giving the protein MIAWVVTGTVSQASGDVIESDSSAAILAANANPDDFVGSETCKACHEDQFKKFKSTKHAKLQDVASWKDKAQGCESCHGPGKLHVEGGGDKTKIITFAGKNSKQISETCLACHTGKESHNNFRRGEHWRNDVGCTDCHSSHGSFGNNRPSSITEIGQTTVQNPGIATVAMLKQSEPQLCIGCHTETRAQFSKPFHHKVLEGAMKCSDCHNAHGGFESKQTKLAVGADASCIKCHGDKQGPFAFEHAPLKTEGCSACHTPHGSANPKMLSRNSVRQLCMECHSAISADSDGPPNTPSFHNQTNIRFLNCTVCHTTVHGSNASNRFLR; this is encoded by the coding sequence TTGATCGCTTGGGTGGTCACAGGTACGGTCTCACAGGCAAGCGGCGATGTAATTGAAAGCGATTCATCGGCCGCCATACTGGCCGCTAATGCGAATCCTGACGATTTCGTAGGCAGCGAGACCTGTAAAGCCTGCCATGAGGACCAATTCAAGAAATTTAAAAGCACTAAGCACGCTAAATTGCAGGATGTCGCCAGCTGGAAAGACAAGGCTCAAGGCTGCGAATCATGCCACGGGCCCGGCAAACTGCACGTAGAGGGCGGCGGCGATAAGACAAAGATCATTACGTTCGCCGGCAAGAATTCCAAACAGATCTCGGAGACGTGTCTTGCCTGCCATACCGGCAAAGAAAGCCACAACAACTTCCGCCGCGGCGAACATTGGCGCAATGATGTCGGATGTACCGATTGCCACAGTTCCCATGGCTCGTTTGGAAATAATAGGCCAAGCTCGATAACTGAGATCGGTCAAACGACCGTCCAGAACCCCGGCATCGCAACCGTTGCCATGCTCAAGCAGAGCGAACCGCAGCTGTGTATTGGCTGCCATACCGAAACCAGGGCGCAATTCAGCAAGCCGTTTCATCACAAGGTGCTCGAAGGCGCGATGAAATGCAGCGACTGCCACAACGCTCACGGCGGATTTGAGTCGAAGCAGACCAAATTGGCGGTCGGAGCCGATGCTTCGTGTATCAAGTGTCATGGCGACAAACAGGGACCATTCGCATTCGAACATGCTCCGCTTAAGACCGAGGGCTGCTCTGCATGCCACACACCGCACGGCTCTGCGAATCCAAAAATGTTGTCACGTAATTCCGTTCGACAACTCTGTATGGAGTGCCACAGCGCTATCTCCGCTGATTCAGACGGTCCTCCCAATACACCGAGTTTTCATAATCAAACGAATATTCGATTCCTGAACTGTACGGTTTGTCATACAACCGTTCATGGATCAAATGCGAGCAACAGGTTCTTAAGGTAA
- a CDS encoding cytochrome c biogenesis protein ResB yields MSTIEQAINKDSTTISSKPRSRDSLFAKFLKLLCSVRLGVTLLVLLGLACFIGMIVMQQNVDGFDRYFMELTPAQRLVYGRLGLFNIYHVWYFNVLLAVLSLNIILASIDRFPKTWTYISKPNLTVPVRWLREQKQTAELTMEGSEDEITGRIKSSMQDAGWRKIVTSEKGGRTYIFGQSGTWNRFGAYAVHVGLLTIFTGGFLTAQFGATGQLPVTQGKPTNLMLDTVVDLDKTTQVTKQLPFSIECTDMQQKLIKKDGSLSAMNTIDWMTKFTITDETGTTDAFVQMNQPFDYRGYRFFQASFIPVGRARSITVNAVPAGGGQPQQVTLPRDGSTTLPDGTKINFKEFRGNFRIGAEDPNEDTSEYPNPAAVLQVTQPDTLPQTAYAFGPKMANIPVATKPVAGYTYQLVDFEKVADQHILSVQRDPGANVVYVGFILLFLTLVAVFFFSHQRVWAAIENGSGPSRNVVFGGNTNRSVNAFEDKFKRFIGEVAFRQQQ; encoded by the coding sequence ATGTCAACGATAGAACAAGCAATAAACAAAGATTCGACAACTATCTCATCGAAACCGCGATCACGTGATTCTCTTTTCGCTAAGTTTCTCAAGCTCCTGTGCTCGGTGCGTTTGGGGGTAACTTTGCTGGTCTTGCTCGGACTTGCATGCTTTATCGGAATGATCGTAATGCAGCAGAACGTAGATGGATTCGACCGGTATTTTATGGAACTGACACCGGCACAAAGACTCGTGTACGGGAGACTCGGCCTCTTTAACATCTACCATGTATGGTATTTCAATGTACTCTTGGCCGTACTGTCGCTGAATATTATTCTTGCGTCGATCGATCGTTTTCCAAAAACCTGGACGTATATTTCAAAGCCAAATTTGACGGTTCCTGTCCGTTGGCTGCGTGAACAAAAACAAACGGCCGAATTGACAATGGAAGGTTCAGAAGACGAAATCACCGGTCGTATCAAAAGCTCAATGCAGGATGCCGGCTGGCGAAAGATCGTTACCAGCGAAAAAGGCGGCCGAACCTACATTTTTGGACAATCCGGCACATGGAACCGTTTTGGAGCTTACGCAGTACACGTCGGGCTGTTGACAATTTTCACCGGCGGATTCTTGACCGCTCAATTCGGCGCAACGGGCCAGTTGCCTGTAACACAGGGCAAACCGACCAATCTAATGCTCGACACCGTTGTCGATCTCGATAAGACGACCCAAGTGACCAAACAGCTTCCCTTCAGTATCGAATGTACCGATATGCAGCAGAAGCTGATCAAAAAGGATGGCTCATTGTCAGCAATGAACACGATCGACTGGATGACCAAATTCACAATAACGGACGAAACCGGCACAACCGATGCTTTCGTTCAGATGAACCAACCTTTCGATTATCGAGGTTACCGTTTCTTTCAAGCAAGCTTCATCCCGGTCGGGCGTGCCCGCAGCATCACGGTCAATGCGGTACCGGCCGGCGGAGGTCAACCACAACAAGTGACCCTTCCTCGTGACGGTTCGACAACGCTTCCTGACGGAACAAAGATCAACTTCAAGGAGTTTCGCGGTAATTTTCGCATCGGTGCCGAAGATCCTAACGAGGACACCTCGGAATATCCGAACCCCGCCGCCGTCCTACAGGTAACTCAGCCTGACACGCTGCCGCAGACGGCCTATGCCTTCGGCCCGAAAATGGCAAATATTCCGGTAGCGACGAAACCGGTCGCAGGTTACACATACCAGTTGGTAGATTTTGAAAAGGTCGCAGATCAGCATATTTTGTCCGTCCAGCGAGACCCTGGAGCAAATGTGGTCTATGTCGGGTTCATATTGTTGTTCTTGACATTGGTGGCGGTGTTCTTCTTTTCCCATCAACGCGTATGGGCAGCGATCGAGAATGGATCGGGCCCATCTCGAAATGTAGTTTTTGGCGGTAACACAAACCGCAGTGTGAACGCGTTTGAGGACAAATTCAAACGCTTTATTGGAGAAGTGGCTTTCCGACAGCAGCAGTAA
- a CDS encoding c-type cytochrome, with the protein MRTNQIKFFAILFLAFPLLLLAVFNAAPAKVAAFVPDDPAVEYKAKCAMCHTATASKYYDPAKTDEHHVQAILKGQKGEKPPFMPGFEAKGMTEETAKALAAYMRTLKPAS; encoded by the coding sequence ATGAGAACCAATCAAATTAAGTTTTTCGCAATTTTATTTTTAGCTTTTCCTCTATTACTTTTGGCGGTATTTAATGCGGCTCCCGCCAAAGTGGCGGCTTTCGTTCCGGACGATCCGGCAGTTGAATACAAAGCAAAATGTGCAATGTGCCATACCGCAACGGCGAGTAAGTATTATGATCCGGCAAAAACTGACGAGCATCACGTTCAGGCGATCCTAAAAGGTCAGAAAGGCGAGAAGCCGCCCTTTATGCCCGGATTTGAAGCCAAGGGAATGACGGAAGAGACGGCAAAGGCTTTGGCAGCGTATATGAGAACGCTGAAGCCGGCAAGTTAA